tgtttaattaataaaaacaaccaTTTTATGATTTTGCAGGCTCTTGAAACCCTTTTTAGGTTATTCAGCATCAAGCTGTCAACAAATAACCATTAAATAACAAGACCGGAAAAGTTGCCTGGTTTCAAGTGCAAACTGCTCACGTTTCACTCTACACAGACAGATTATgaataattagaaataaaatgtgcttaaattaaagtacatgttttaaaacagtatgtttaaagaaataaataagttTGGGCAGCATTCCATTATATGccagatgtaaaaaaaatcaaatcagagGGGATAGTCTCCTCTTCTAGAAGTGTCTTGCAGCAATGTTGTGAGGAAAGGCATTTTTCGAGAGGAAAAATCTCCCTGCTGTCTCTTCATTAATGGATCAGTCCAAGTTGTTATGAATCTGTTTTTGTCACTTAATTTATTTTCCGATAGTCGGTGCAAAACCGATAAGTGGTTTCATGCATAAAACATCAGCTCTGGAATCTGTCCCCCCTGCACCCCTGTCCCGTTAGTGCTGTCAGAGGAACACTGAAACTGAAAGGTGACTTTCCCACACTGCACTTCTGTCATTCCTTCCTGTCCAAAATAACTCAGCTCGCTCCCATCTAGAACAGCGCTAACTGTGTAGAATGCGTCCTGCTCTACTTGTACTGGGTGCTCGAACCACACGGGGAATGTTGAGTTGGAACCGTCGGACACAAATTTTGTCAAGTTTTGTGCAAGAAGCACTCCCTGTCTCTTTAGTTCAATTCTGACGCTGTATTCCGCCTTCCCTCCACTTGAGCCATAAAGACCAAGTCCGGCGATAAACACACGCTTGTCCACAGCGAACTGGATACTGTCGCAGCGTCCGCGATACCGCCACTGGTTGCTTCGGTACGCAGACGATTGGAAACGGTGACATCGTTGCGGCGTCAGCCCCTTTCTGGGCTCAACCGGAAATCCCAGTGCAGGTTTCGTAGCAGCGGTGTACCAGAGAAAGATACTGTGCGTTTCCTCAAGGGTTAAAATGTTCGACTGCGCAGCTCCATCTGCAAATTCCTGCAGTGTCATTGAAGGCAGACGCACAAGGTGCAAAGCCTTCCCCAGCATGGAGCGCTGGTTCTGTGAAGTGGGGCTAAGGCCTTGTCTCCGACACTCTGCGTCAGCCCATTCCAGAATGGCCTGGAAAACCACCGCCTCCTTCACGTTCAGAGTTTCCCTTTGTAAAATGTGTTCTAGTGTGGGCAAGTCAATCTCAGTGAAACCTTCCGAGCACAGCGCAAGCTCTGCCTGGGCATCGATCACTTCCCAACACCTCTGAGTGAGCTCCGGCTCCTCAAACAGCCGACTTTGAGATAGCAACACGCACGCATTTCGCGCCTCTAGGCTTGTCTCGAGGAAGCCCACACATGCGCGAGCCAGAGCAGACACCAGGTATTTTTTGGCAGCATAAAGCGTAGCCAGTACTGTGTCGGCCGCCAGCTCTATCTCATCACT
The Carassius auratus strain Wakin chromosome 38, ASM336829v1, whole genome shotgun sequence genome window above contains:
- the btbd6a gene encoding BTB/POZ domain-containing protein 6-A isoform X2 — its product is MAAELYPVNDHATVQKNGTVMLSLPEKKRSVEPVAQSTASIATTPTAEQNINNNNVEIPSWHSTHPTLRERNALMFNNEHMADVHFIVGPPGESERVPAHKYVLAVGSSVFCAMFYGDLAEGDSDIHIPDVEPAAFLILLKYMYSDEIELAADTVLATLYAAKKYLVSALARACVGFLETSLEARNACVLLSQSRLFEEPELTQRCWEVIDAQAELALCSEGFTEIDLPTLEHILQRETLNVKEAVVFQAILEWADAECRRQGLSPTSQNQRSMLGKALHLVRLPSMTLQEFADGAAQSNILTLEETHSIFLWYTAATKPALGFPVEPRKGLTPQRCHRFQSSAYRSNQWRYRGRCDSIQFAVDKRVFIAGLGLYGSSGGKAEYSVRIELKRQGVLLAQNLTKFVSDGSNSTFPVWFEHPVQVEQDAFYTVSAVLDGSELSYFGQEGMTEVQCGKVTFQFQCSSDSTNGTGVQGGQIPELMFYA
- the btbd6a gene encoding BTB/POZ domain-containing protein 6-A isoform X1; protein product: MPAAPECKLSHHGRIMKCVTFLLLLPETLKKLKRASKHPGRLSLCYNILTLSLKKRMAAELYPVNDHATVQKNGTVMLSLPEKKRSVEPVAQSTASIATTPTAEQNINNNNVEIPSWHSTHPTLRERNALMFNNEHMADVHFIVGPPGESERVPAHKYVLAVGSSVFCAMFYGDLAEGDSDIHIPDVEPAAFLILLKYMYSDEIELAADTVLATLYAAKKYLVSALARACVGFLETSLEARNACVLLSQSRLFEEPELTQRCWEVIDAQAELALCSEGFTEIDLPTLEHILQRETLNVKEAVVFQAILEWADAECRRQGLSPTSQNQRSMLGKALHLVRLPSMTLQEFADGAAQSNILTLEETHSIFLWYTAATKPALGFPVEPRKGLTPQRCHRFQSSAYRSNQWRYRGRCDSIQFAVDKRVFIAGLGLYGSSGGKAEYSVRIELKRQGVLLAQNLTKFVSDGSNSTFPVWFEHPVQVEQDAFYTVSAVLDGSELSYFGQEGMTEVQCGKVTFQFQCSSDSTNGTGVQGGQIPELMFYA